From a single Thermodesulfovibrionales bacterium genomic region:
- a CDS encoding DEAD/DEAH box helicase — translation MKVAPELSESFVRALDIMEGSDKHVFITGKAGTGKSTLLDYFRKKTKKNIAVLAPTGVAAVNIKGQTIHSFFNFRPDINPHSVKNIKPRNKELYEKLDAILIDEISMVRADLLDSINEFLKLHGKKKSETFGGIKMIFIGDLYQLPPVVSSKERNLFTELYRSPYFFDAKVFEDLEIEFIELEKVYRQKDERFLAILNAIRNNTITDQELEELNKRYIPDFIPDSRFYIYLTTTNSLADSINRQRLTEIKGREYSYEGLVVGDLKETDLPAPTVLNVKIGCQVMLLNNDSFGRWINGSIGTVVDIEKHSGASDTIWVKLENKDVVDITPYTWEMYEFSFDRNSKTIVSNIIGTFSQYPLRLAWAITIHKSQGLTFDRVIIDIGRGTFSHGQLYVALSRCRSLDGLILKRPVTRKDVLTDRRVGDFISKCRMLAEKSSPLVKRFL, via the coding sequence ATGAAGGTCGCTCCGGAGCTCAGCGAATCCTTTGTTAGAGCCCTGGATATTATGGAGGGCTCAGATAAGCATGTCTTCATAACAGGCAAAGCAGGCACAGGGAAATCCACCCTTCTTGATTATTTCAGGAAAAAGACAAAGAAAAATATTGCTGTCCTTGCACCAACGGGAGTGGCTGCAGTGAATATTAAAGGTCAGACCATTCATTCCTTTTTTAATTTCAGACCTGATATAAATCCACATAGCGTAAAGAATATAAAACCAAGAAATAAAGAACTTTACGAAAAACTTGATGCCATTCTTATTGATGAGATATCAATGGTAAGGGCTGATCTTCTTGACTCTATTAATGAGTTTTTGAAGCTTCATGGAAAGAAAAAATCAGAGACCTTCGGCGGTATAAAGATGATATTTATTGGTGATCTTTATCAGCTTCCACCAGTTGTTAGTTCAAAAGAAAGAAATCTATTTACTGAACTTTACAGAAGTCCTTATTTCTTTGATGCAAAGGTTTTTGAAGATTTAGAGATAGAGTTTATCGAGCTTGAAAAGGTCTATCGACAGAAGGATGAGAGGTTTCTTGCAATACTTAATGCTATAAGAAACAATACAATTACAGATCAAGAGCTTGAAGAGCTTAATAAAAGATATATCCCTGATTTTATTCCAGACAGTAGATTTTATATTTACCTTACTACCACAAACAGCCTTGCTGATTCAATAAATAGGCAGAGACTTACCGAGATAAAGGGTAGGGAATATTCATATGAAGGCTTAGTTGTCGGAGACTTAAAAGAGACAGACCTTCCAGCACCTACTGTGCTCAATGTAAAGATTGGCTGCCAGGTAATGCTTCTTAATAATGATTCCTTTGGGAGATGGATTAATGGAAGTATTGGTACGGTAGTTGATATAGAAAAACATAGCGGTGCTTCTGACACAATATGGGTTAAGTTAGAAAATAAAGATGTCGTTGATATTACACCCTATACCTGGGAGATGTACGAATTTAGCTTTGATAGAAACTCTAAGACGATAGTTTCTAATATAATCGGTACATTTTCACAGTATCCGCTAAGACTTGCCTGGGCAATCACTATTCATAAGAGCCAGGGCCTTACCTTTGACAGGGTAATTATAGATATTGGAAGGGGAACCTTCTCCCACGGTCAACTCTATGTTGCCCTTTCACGATGCCGATCCCTTGATGGCCTTATATTGAAAAGACCTGTGACGAGAAAGGATGTATTAACGGACAGAAGAGTAGGAGATTTTATTTCAAAATGCCGGATGCTTGCAGAAAAAAGCTCTCCCTTAGTGAAAAGATTTCTATGA
- a CDS encoding cation transporter: protein MPEFELKIEGMSCQHCVMRVKKALESVKGVKSLMVEIGRARVDCDCGKEDLIAAITKAGYSVKEDSNQ from the coding sequence ATGCCAGAGTTTGAACTGAAGATTGAGGGTATGAGCTGCCAGCACTGTGTAATGAGGGTGAAAAAGGCTCTCGAGTCTGTTAAGGGTGTAAAATCTTTAATGGTAGAGATTGGAAGGGCAAGGGTAGATTGTGACTGTGGTAAAGAAGACCTGATAGCTGCAATTACAAAAGCAGGATATTCTGTGAAAGAGGATAGTAATCAGTAA
- a CDS encoding DUF882 domain-containing protein, translated as MHRKIIYFHKIWRSDITRRTFLKAAAASFFLGKFKLAYSNTEDRILHLYNIHSGEYALIRYFKDGKYDQAALRDIYYLLRCPYTEEIKEIDLKVIDLLCSIKDSFSRNEKIHIISGYRSKVYNDYLINAGRNVSKNSLHLYGKAIDFYLPSFSIRKLYERAKSFKAGGVGKYKDFIHIDVGRLRYW; from the coding sequence GTGCACCGTAAAATAATATATTTCCATAAAATTTGGAGGTCAGATATAACAAGAAGGACCTTTCTGAAGGCTGCAGCTGCATCATTTTTTTTAGGTAAGTTTAAACTTGCATATTCTAATACAGAGGATAGAATTCTCCATCTTTATAATATTCATTCAGGTGAGTATGCCTTAATAAGATATTTTAAGGATGGAAAATATGATCAAGCTGCTCTGAGGGATATATATTATTTACTCCGCTGTCCCTATACTGAAGAAATAAAAGAGATAGACTTAAAGGTTATAGACCTCTTATGCAGTATAAAGGATTCTTTTAGCAGAAATGAGAAGATTCACATTATATCAGGTTACAGATCTAAGGTTTATAACGATTATCTCATAAATGCTGGAAGAAATGTCTCAAAGAATAGTCTTCATTTATATGGCAAGGCAATAGATTTTTACCTGCCCTCTTTCAGTATAAGAAAGCTCTATGAAAGGGCTAAATCCTTCAAGGCAGGAGGAGTTGGAAAGTATAAGGATTTTATCCACATTGATGTGGGAAGGTTAAGATACTGGTAA
- a CDS encoding lipoprotein-releasing ABC transporter permease subunit: protein MNSKRFLPYPLFISLRYLKSKKRHKGISFNTFISIGGVTLGVMALLTVLSVMSGFHEDLQRKILGVNAHGVVLNYKGTIDDYQRVKSVIDGTEGVVSSSPFVLGQVMISFQDRARGVVFKGIVPEMEIKVSELGKAMKEGSLYELSSKRDLPGIIIGRELARYLGAYTGDRINVISPMGEIGPLGMIPKVRQFRIVGIFEVGMFEYDSNLAIVSLSDAQDFLRLGNSVTGIEIRVKDIYKADRVIAAIQKDLGYPYYGMDWGKMNRTLFSALKLEKFAMFIILTLIVLVASFNIVSTLMMNVIEKEREIAILKAMGASDRGIMAIFMLQGLIIGSIGTLLGVAGSLVLGYIINNYEIIKLPPDVYYLSHLPVKLKLSDYIIVPLCSMLISLFSTVYPAYQAARLNPVEPLRYE, encoded by the coding sequence ATGAATTCAAAGAGATTTTTGCCCTATCCACTTTTTATCTCTCTCAGATATCTTAAGTCAAAGAAGAGGCACAAAGGCATATCCTTTAATACCTTCATATCAATAGGTGGTGTTACACTCGGTGTTATGGCTCTGCTCACTGTACTCTCAGTCATGAGTGGTTTTCATGAAGATCTTCAGAGAAAGATACTCGGCGTTAATGCTCATGGAGTTGTCCTTAATTATAAAGGCACAATTGATGATTATCAAAGGGTAAAGTCCGTGATTGATGGGACAGAGGGAGTTGTTTCATCATCTCCTTTTGTCCTGGGGCAGGTGATGATTTCCTTTCAGGACAGGGCGAGGGGGGTTGTTTTTAAGGGCATTGTTCCTGAAATGGAGATAAAGGTATCAGAACTTGGTAAGGCAATGAAGGAAGGCTCACTTTATGAGCTTTCATCTAAAAGAGATCTGCCCGGTATTATAATAGGAAGGGAGCTCGCCAGATATCTTGGAGCCTATACTGGCGACAGGATAAATGTTATTTCACCAATGGGAGAGATAGGACCCCTCGGAATGATACCGAAAGTTAGACAATTCAGGATTGTGGGCATATTTGAAGTAGGCATGTTTGAGTATGATTCAAATCTCGCAATTGTCTCTTTAAGTGATGCGCAGGATTTTCTCAGGCTCGGCAATTCTGTAACAGGTATAGAGATAAGGGTAAAGGATATATATAAGGCAGACAGGGTAATTGCGGCAATCCAGAAAGACCTGGGTTATCCCTATTATGGGATGGACTGGGGTAAGATGAACAGGACACTCTTTTCTGCTTTAAAACTCGAGAAGTTTGCCATGTTTATAATCCTTACACTTATTGTTCTCGTGGCATCTTTTAATATTGTGAGTACATTGATGATGAATGTTATTGAAAAAGAGCGGGAGATAGCAATACTAAAAGCAATGGGTGCATCAGATAGAGGTATCATGGCTATATTCATGCTACAGGGATTAATCATTGGATCTATCGGCACACTTCTTGGTGTAGCCGGTTCTCTTGTACTCGGATACATAATAAATAATTATGAGATAATCAAACTTCCTCCTGATGTATATTACCTCAGTCATCTGCCGGTGAAACTCAAACTCTCTGATTATATAATCGTTCCTCTCTGCTCAATGCTCATAAGCCTTTTTTCAACGGTCTATCCTGCCTATCAGGCAGCAAGGCTTAATCCTGTGGAGCCATTGAGATATGAGTAA
- a CDS encoding L,D-transpeptidase encodes MRRYNEIFFLIIIIFLAGSSELSGDIYRSPCNIKYPSDSRIAWYCYMIKKGETLEGLFGDRWIDVARFNRIDRRHVYTGVSIKVPYNLDEIKNFSPMPEYYEPAKDEPKFILIDLSEQFLGAYEYGRIVFSAPAITGEKDNETPKGDFRIDAYNSRHRSSLYVIENTNIPYPMHYGLRFYVSKNGVGYWIHGRDMPGYPASHGCVGLYDEEMQKRYYKYPKDPVLQDAKRLFEWVISPIEDDGKFHFLKEGPRVRITGKTP; translated from the coding sequence ATGAGAAGATATAATGAGATATTTTTTTTAATAATTATTATCTTCCTTGCAGGCTCATCAGAGCTTTCAGGTGATATTTACCGTTCACCATGCAATATAAAATATCCCAGTGATTCAAGAATCGCCTGGTACTGTTACATGATAAAAAAGGGTGAAACCCTCGAAGGTCTCTTCGGAGATAGATGGATAGATGTAGCGAGATTTAACAGGATAGACAGACGCCATGTATATACTGGAGTGTCGATCAAGGTACCCTATAATCTGGATGAGATAAAGAATTTCTCTCCTATGCCAGAATACTATGAACCTGCAAAGGATGAACCGAAGTTCATTCTCATTGACCTCTCAGAGCAATTCCTGGGTGCCTATGAATACGGAAGGATTGTATTCTCAGCTCCTGCGATAACAGGCGAGAAGGATAATGAAACACCAAAGGGAGACTTCAGGATTGATGCCTATAACAGCCGCCATAGATCATCCCTTTATGTAATAGAAAATACAAATATACCCTATCCAATGCATTATGGTTTAAGATTTTATGTAAGCAAAAATGGTGTGGGCTACTGGATACATGGTAGAGACATGCCAGGTTATCCTGCTTCTCATGGATGTGTTGGGCTATACGATGAAGAGATGCAAAAAAGATATTATAAATATCCGAAAGATCCTGTTTTGCAGGATGCAAAAAGGCTTTTTGAATGGGTTATCTCTCCCATTGAGGATGATGGAAAATTTCATTTTCTCAAAGAGGGACCGAGAGTAAGAATTACGGGCAAGACACCATAG
- the lysS gene encoding lysine--tRNA ligase: MIEDINELIEQRIKKLNELRSMGIDPYGCPYDVSHLASEIHRLYGDKDQESLEQNPHEVSIAGRIIMFRDFGKASFAHLQDSSGRIQVYFRKDILGDRFNILKKIDIGDIIGVKGRLFRTKTNELTVEVKDFVILTKSLRPLPEKWHGLRDIELRYRQRYVDLIVNPQVKEVFQKRSAIIKSIRDFLEKEGFIEVETPMMHLIPGGAAAKPFRTHHIALGIDLYLRIAPELYLKRLLVGGYEKVFELNKNFRNEGISTKHNPEFTMLEFYIAYKDYNYLMDFTERLITEVVLKVCGKLKIDYGDHEIDFTPPWKRLSWKGALLDRGVPEEVISDQEYAKKWARSKGIELKEGLSHGKVLDEIFKEIVEPYLVEPTFVMDYPVELSPLAKRKKDEPEFVERFELYIAQREIANAFSELNDPFDQRERFLKQLEAKLKGDEEAHPMDEDFIRALEYGMPPAAGEGIGIDRLVMILTNSQSIRDVILFPQMKPES; this comes from the coding sequence ATGATTGAAGATATCAATGAACTGATAGAGCAGAGAATAAAGAAGCTTAACGAGCTGAGGTCCATGGGTATTGATCCCTATGGATGCCCATATGATGTTTCCCATCTTGCCTCCGAAATACACAGACTTTATGGAGACAAAGATCAGGAGAGTCTTGAGCAGAATCCCCACGAGGTATCCATAGCAGGAAGGATCATAATGTTCAGGGATTTTGGCAAGGCCTCCTTTGCCCACCTTCAGGATTCAAGTGGAAGGATTCAGGTCTATTTCAGAAAGGACATACTTGGAGATAGATTTAACATTCTTAAGAAGATAGACATCGGTGATATTATCGGGGTTAAAGGAAGACTCTTCAGGACAAAGACAAATGAGCTTACAGTTGAGGTGAAGGATTTTGTAATTCTAACCAAGTCTCTGAGACCGCTTCCTGAGAAATGGCACGGGCTGAGAGATATTGAATTGAGATACAGGCAGCGTTATGTGGACCTAATAGTTAATCCTCAGGTAAAGGAGGTTTTTCAGAAAAGAAGCGCTATTATTAAATCCATAAGGGATTTTCTTGAGAAGGAAGGTTTCATAGAGGTTGAAACACCAATGATGCATCTCATTCCTGGTGGCGCAGCAGCAAAGCCTTTCAGAACCCATCACATTGCCCTGGGTATAGATCTTTATTTGAGGATTGCACCTGAGCTCTATCTCAAAAGACTGCTTGTTGGAGGGTATGAGAAGGTTTTTGAGTTGAATAAGAACTTCAGGAACGAGGGTATATCAACAAAGCACAATCCAGAATTTACAATGCTTGAGTTTTATATTGCCTATAAGGATTATAATTACCTCATGGATTTTACAGAGAGATTGATTACAGAGGTGGTTCTCAAAGTCTGCGGTAAATTAAAGATTGACTACGGAGATCACGAGATAGACTTTACTCCACCCTGGAAGAGACTTTCCTGGAAAGGTGCTCTTCTTGACCGTGGTGTGCCTGAGGAGGTCATCAGTGATCAAGAGTATGCAAAGAAATGGGCTCGTTCAAAGGGTATAGAATTAAAGGAAGGTCTTAGCCATGGAAAGGTACTTGATGAGATATTCAAGGAAATAGTTGAACCCTATCTTGTAGAGCCCACCTTTGTGATGGATTACCCTGTTGAGCTTTCGCCCCTTGCAAAAAGGAAAAAGGATGAGCCGGAATTTGTTGAGAGGTTTGAGCTCTACATTGCTCAAAGGGAGATTGCCAATGCCTTTTCAGAGCTCAATGATCCCTTTGACCAGAGGGAGAGATTTCTTAAGCAACTGGAGGCAAAGCTAAAGGGTGATGAGGAGGCTCATCCAATGGATGAGGATTTTATACGGGCACTTGAATACGGAATGCCACCTGCTGCTGGTGAAGGAATAGGTATAGACAGACTTGTTATGATTCTTACAAATTCTCAATCCATAAGGGATGTAATACTGTTCCCCCAGATGAAGCCTGAATCATGA
- a CDS encoding NTPase, with translation MKLLITGRPGIGKTTILRRLSLKFRDLKPSGFYTEEIRERGIRKGFVIKRVDGSMAGILAGVDIKSPYRVGKYGVDIEAFEKFLSESEGEILASAVVLIDEIGKMECYSKRFMELIEKLLSTDRLLIATIAEKGTGFIEALKKRDGIQIIYITEQNRDAVVEELAETVMSRFKNDLNNNPDSPV, from the coding sequence ATGAAACTCCTTATCACTGGAAGACCTGGTATTGGAAAGACAACCATCTTAAGGAGACTTTCACTGAAGTTTAGGGATCTTAAGCCTTCTGGTTTTTACACAGAGGAGATAAGGGAAAGGGGTATCAGAAAGGGCTTTGTGATAAAGAGAGTTGATGGTTCAATGGCAGGCATTCTGGCTGGTGTAGATATAAAGAGTCCTTATAGGGTGGGAAAGTATGGTGTGGATATAGAGGCTTTTGAGAAATTCCTTTCTGAAAGTGAGGGTGAAATCCTTGCTTCAGCAGTCGTTCTTATAGATGAGATAGGAAAAATGGAGTGTTACTCAAAGAGGTTCATGGAGCTTATAGAAAAACTTCTTTCTACTGATAGATTATTGATTGCTACGATAGCGGAAAAGGGTACAGGTTTTATAGAGGCTCTTAAAAAAAGAGATGGTATTCAGATCATTTATATTACAGAGCAAAACAGGGATGCAGTAGTTGAAGAGCTTGCAGAGACTGTGATGAGCCGATTTAAAAATGATTTAAACAATAATCCTGATTCTCCTGTTTAA